A genome region from Corvus hawaiiensis isolate bCorHaw1 chromosome 4, bCorHaw1.pri.cur, whole genome shotgun sequence includes the following:
- the OPTN gene encoding optineurin isoform X1: MSSKLKDCPAENGEHSKSKMENGVDSMAAPALNTYTPEEMLQQMKELITENNELKEAMKLHNQAMKDRYEELSTWREKQKEEREFYELKFKEAKQCLQAKCIENEQLQQQLQSLKEREEGAEMEGCMAPEKEVRQLKSQVQRLQAEKADLLAIISELQVKLNISAEDSFVEIGMNEGEINRTAKEHQENSGEMPSNDAVYTRSKSADESKNLESEELTVSQLLCCLRNETQKREKLEKELQDHKERLSKLEEETRSCLESGTQTEQEEESSEAVGSEVETLNLQVCALFKELQEAHEKLTEAELIQKKLQEKCQVLERKSLAAASELEEKQQLIYTIKKLELQVESMQAEVKLEQAKTHEEKARYNNLQDSYSKLLPELTEAMKKIDEMKLKELNKVDKDVVEQLTAKVELAEQALAAKQLQIDEMKQLIAKQEEDLETMSVLRAQMEVYCSDFHAERAAREKIHEEKEQLAVQLAYLLKEQQNLEDLSRTSLAEMQSRHGARMPDREHSPHLVQRGTNSQDWQEQQNISVYSCPKCEEILPDLDTLQIHVMDCIN; encoded by the exons ATGTCCAGCAAGTTGAAGGACTGTCCTGCTGAAAATGGAGAGCATTCCAAGagtaaaatggaaaatggaGTGGACAGcatggctgccccagcccttaACACCTACACCCCAGAAGAGATGTTGCAGCAGATGAAAGAATTAATCACTGAGAACAATGAGTTAAAAG AAGCCATGAAGTTGCACAACCAAGCTATGAAGGACCGTTATGAGGAACTTTCCACctggagagagaagcagaaagaagaacGAGAATTTTATGAGTTAAAGTTTAAGGAGGCAAAGCAGTGCTTGCAGGCCAAGTGCATTGAAAATGAACAGCTACAGCAGCAACTTCAGAGcttaaaggaaagagaagaaggagCTGAAATG GAGGGCTGCATGGCTCCTGAGAAGGAAGTGAGGCAGCTGAAGTCCCAGGTGCAGCGGCTCCAGGCTGAGAAGGCAGATCTGCTCGCCATCATTTCAGAGCTGCAGGTCAAGCTGAACATCTCAGCAGAGGATTCCTTTGTGGAGATTGGGATGAAC gAAGGGGAAATAAATAGAACTGCAAAGGAACATCAAGAGAATAGTGGTGAAATGCCCAGTAATGATGCTGTCTACAC CAGGAGCAAATCTGCTGATGAATCTAAGAATTTGGAGTCTGAGGAGCTAACTGTgagccagctgctctgctgccttagAAATGAAACTCAGAAGAGGGAAAAACTTGAGAAGGAACTGCAGGATCACAAAGAGAG acTGTCAAAGCTGGAGGAGGAAACCAGAAGCTGCCTGGAGAGTGGGACACAAACTGAACAGGAAGAAGAGAGTTCAGAAGCT gTTGGCAGTGAAGTAGAAACCCTGAACCTGCAAGTTTGTGCTCTGTTTAAAGAGCTCCAGGAAGCCCATGAGAAGTTAACAGAAGCAGAATTGATTCAGAAGAAACTTCAAGAAAA GTGCCAGGtactggaaaggaaaagcttGGCTGCTGCATCAGAAttggaggagaagcagcagctaaTATATACCATCAAGAAGCTGGAACTTCAGGTGGAGAGTATGCAGGCAGAGGTCAAGCTGGAACAAGCCAAGACACATGAAGAAAA GGCAAGATACAATAACCTCCAGGATTCATATAGCAAACTCCTTCCAGAACTCACTGaggcaatgaaaaaaattgatGAAATGAAACTCAAAGAG ctgaacaaAGTGGATAAAGATGTGGTGGAACAACTGACAGCAAAGGTGGAGTTGGCAGAACAAGCCCTTGCTGCAAAGCAGCTCCAGATAGATGAAATGAAGCAGCTAATTGCTAAGCAAGAGGAGGACCTTGAAACTATGTCTGTGCTCCGTGCTCAG ATGGAGGTTTATTGTTCTGATTTCCATGCTGAGAGGGCAGCGAGAGAGAAGATCcatgaggagaaggagcagtTGGCTGTCCAGCTGGCATACCTGctaaaagaacagcaaaacctTGAGGATCTTAGCCG AACCTCTCTGGCAGAGATGCAGAGTCGCCACGGAGCCAGGATGCCGGATCGGGAGCACTCGCCTCACCTTGTCCAAAGAG GAACCAATAGTCAAGACTGGCAAGAGCAGcagaatatttcagtttattcATGTCCTAAATGTGAAGAAATTCTACCTGATTTGGACACTCTGCAGATTCACGTTATGGACTGCATTAACTGA
- the OPTN gene encoding optineurin isoform X2 produces the protein MSSKLKDCPAENGEHSKSKMENGVDSMAAPALNTYTPEEMLQQMKELITENNELKEAMKLHNQAMKDRYEELSTWREKQKEEREFYELKFKEAKQCLQAKCIENEQLQQQLQSLKEREEGAEMEGCMAPEKEVRQLKSQVQRLQAEKADLLAIISELQVKLNISAEDSFVEIGMNEGEINRTAKEHQENSGEMPSNDAVYTSKSADESKNLESEELTVSQLLCCLRNETQKREKLEKELQDHKERLSKLEEETRSCLESGTQTEQEEESSEAVGSEVETLNLQVCALFKELQEAHEKLTEAELIQKKLQEKCQVLERKSLAAASELEEKQQLIYTIKKLELQVESMQAEVKLEQAKTHEEKARYNNLQDSYSKLLPELTEAMKKIDEMKLKELNKVDKDVVEQLTAKVELAEQALAAKQLQIDEMKQLIAKQEEDLETMSVLRAQMEVYCSDFHAERAAREKIHEEKEQLAVQLAYLLKEQQNLEDLSRTSLAEMQSRHGARMPDREHSPHLVQRGTNSQDWQEQQNISVYSCPKCEEILPDLDTLQIHVMDCIN, from the exons ATGTCCAGCAAGTTGAAGGACTGTCCTGCTGAAAATGGAGAGCATTCCAAGagtaaaatggaaaatggaGTGGACAGcatggctgccccagcccttaACACCTACACCCCAGAAGAGATGTTGCAGCAGATGAAAGAATTAATCACTGAGAACAATGAGTTAAAAG AAGCCATGAAGTTGCACAACCAAGCTATGAAGGACCGTTATGAGGAACTTTCCACctggagagagaagcagaaagaagaacGAGAATTTTATGAGTTAAAGTTTAAGGAGGCAAAGCAGTGCTTGCAGGCCAAGTGCATTGAAAATGAACAGCTACAGCAGCAACTTCAGAGcttaaaggaaagagaagaaggagCTGAAATG GAGGGCTGCATGGCTCCTGAGAAGGAAGTGAGGCAGCTGAAGTCCCAGGTGCAGCGGCTCCAGGCTGAGAAGGCAGATCTGCTCGCCATCATTTCAGAGCTGCAGGTCAAGCTGAACATCTCAGCAGAGGATTCCTTTGTGGAGATTGGGATGAAC gAAGGGGAAATAAATAGAACTGCAAAGGAACATCAAGAGAATAGTGGTGAAATGCCCAGTAATGATGCTGTCTACAC GAGCAAATCTGCTGATGAATCTAAGAATTTGGAGTCTGAGGAGCTAACTGTgagccagctgctctgctgccttagAAATGAAACTCAGAAGAGGGAAAAACTTGAGAAGGAACTGCAGGATCACAAAGAGAG acTGTCAAAGCTGGAGGAGGAAACCAGAAGCTGCCTGGAGAGTGGGACACAAACTGAACAGGAAGAAGAGAGTTCAGAAGCT gTTGGCAGTGAAGTAGAAACCCTGAACCTGCAAGTTTGTGCTCTGTTTAAAGAGCTCCAGGAAGCCCATGAGAAGTTAACAGAAGCAGAATTGATTCAGAAGAAACTTCAAGAAAA GTGCCAGGtactggaaaggaaaagcttGGCTGCTGCATCAGAAttggaggagaagcagcagctaaTATATACCATCAAGAAGCTGGAACTTCAGGTGGAGAGTATGCAGGCAGAGGTCAAGCTGGAACAAGCCAAGACACATGAAGAAAA GGCAAGATACAATAACCTCCAGGATTCATATAGCAAACTCCTTCCAGAACTCACTGaggcaatgaaaaaaattgatGAAATGAAACTCAAAGAG ctgaacaaAGTGGATAAAGATGTGGTGGAACAACTGACAGCAAAGGTGGAGTTGGCAGAACAAGCCCTTGCTGCAAAGCAGCTCCAGATAGATGAAATGAAGCAGCTAATTGCTAAGCAAGAGGAGGACCTTGAAACTATGTCTGTGCTCCGTGCTCAG ATGGAGGTTTATTGTTCTGATTTCCATGCTGAGAGGGCAGCGAGAGAGAAGATCcatgaggagaaggagcagtTGGCTGTCCAGCTGGCATACCTGctaaaagaacagcaaaacctTGAGGATCTTAGCCG AACCTCTCTGGCAGAGATGCAGAGTCGCCACGGAGCCAGGATGCCGGATCGGGAGCACTCGCCTCACCTTGTCCAAAGAG GAACCAATAGTCAAGACTGGCAAGAGCAGcagaatatttcagtttattcATGTCCTAAATGTGAAGAAATTCTACCTGATTTGGACACTCTGCAGATTCACGTTATGGACTGCATTAACTGA
- the OPTN gene encoding optineurin isoform X3: MSSKLKDCPAENGEHSKSKMENGVDSMAAPALNTYTPEEMLQQMKELITENNELKEAMKLHNQAMKDRYEELSTWREKQKEEREFYELKFKEAKQCLQAKCIENEQLQQQLQSLKEREEGAEMEGCMAPEKEVRQLKSQVQRLQAEKADLLAIISELQVKLNISAEDSFVEIGMNEGEINRTAKEHQENSGEMPSNDAVYTLSKLEEETRSCLESGTQTEQEEESSEAVGSEVETLNLQVCALFKELQEAHEKLTEAELIQKKLQEKCQVLERKSLAAASELEEKQQLIYTIKKLELQVESMQAEVKLEQAKTHEEKARYNNLQDSYSKLLPELTEAMKKIDEMKLKELNKVDKDVVEQLTAKVELAEQALAAKQLQIDEMKQLIAKQEEDLETMSVLRAQMEVYCSDFHAERAAREKIHEEKEQLAVQLAYLLKEQQNLEDLSRTSLAEMQSRHGARMPDREHSPHLVQRGTNSQDWQEQQNISVYSCPKCEEILPDLDTLQIHVMDCIN; this comes from the exons ATGTCCAGCAAGTTGAAGGACTGTCCTGCTGAAAATGGAGAGCATTCCAAGagtaaaatggaaaatggaGTGGACAGcatggctgccccagcccttaACACCTACACCCCAGAAGAGATGTTGCAGCAGATGAAAGAATTAATCACTGAGAACAATGAGTTAAAAG AAGCCATGAAGTTGCACAACCAAGCTATGAAGGACCGTTATGAGGAACTTTCCACctggagagagaagcagaaagaagaacGAGAATTTTATGAGTTAAAGTTTAAGGAGGCAAAGCAGTGCTTGCAGGCCAAGTGCATTGAAAATGAACAGCTACAGCAGCAACTTCAGAGcttaaaggaaagagaagaaggagCTGAAATG GAGGGCTGCATGGCTCCTGAGAAGGAAGTGAGGCAGCTGAAGTCCCAGGTGCAGCGGCTCCAGGCTGAGAAGGCAGATCTGCTCGCCATCATTTCAGAGCTGCAGGTCAAGCTGAACATCTCAGCAGAGGATTCCTTTGTGGAGATTGGGATGAAC gAAGGGGAAATAAATAGAACTGCAAAGGAACATCAAGAGAATAGTGGTGAAATGCCCAGTAATGATGCTGTCTACAC acTGTCAAAGCTGGAGGAGGAAACCAGAAGCTGCCTGGAGAGTGGGACACAAACTGAACAGGAAGAAGAGAGTTCAGAAGCT gTTGGCAGTGAAGTAGAAACCCTGAACCTGCAAGTTTGTGCTCTGTTTAAAGAGCTCCAGGAAGCCCATGAGAAGTTAACAGAAGCAGAATTGATTCAGAAGAAACTTCAAGAAAA GTGCCAGGtactggaaaggaaaagcttGGCTGCTGCATCAGAAttggaggagaagcagcagctaaTATATACCATCAAGAAGCTGGAACTTCAGGTGGAGAGTATGCAGGCAGAGGTCAAGCTGGAACAAGCCAAGACACATGAAGAAAA GGCAAGATACAATAACCTCCAGGATTCATATAGCAAACTCCTTCCAGAACTCACTGaggcaatgaaaaaaattgatGAAATGAAACTCAAAGAG ctgaacaaAGTGGATAAAGATGTGGTGGAACAACTGACAGCAAAGGTGGAGTTGGCAGAACAAGCCCTTGCTGCAAAGCAGCTCCAGATAGATGAAATGAAGCAGCTAATTGCTAAGCAAGAGGAGGACCTTGAAACTATGTCTGTGCTCCGTGCTCAG ATGGAGGTTTATTGTTCTGATTTCCATGCTGAGAGGGCAGCGAGAGAGAAGATCcatgaggagaaggagcagtTGGCTGTCCAGCTGGCATACCTGctaaaagaacagcaaaacctTGAGGATCTTAGCCG AACCTCTCTGGCAGAGATGCAGAGTCGCCACGGAGCCAGGATGCCGGATCGGGAGCACTCGCCTCACCTTGTCCAAAGAG GAACCAATAGTCAAGACTGGCAAGAGCAGcagaatatttcagtttattcATGTCCTAAATGTGAAGAAATTCTACCTGATTTGGACACTCTGCAGATTCACGTTATGGACTGCATTAACTGA